In one Methanobrevibacter arboriphilus genomic region, the following are encoded:
- the dph5 gene encoding diphthine synthase: MLYFVGLGLFDEKDISIKGLKALKSVEIVYAEFFTSHLFGSSFKAIEELIGKEIKVLNRHEVEEENVFMKEAIKGRDVALITGGDPLIATTHTDFLVEAKKKGIETEVIHGSSILSSAPGISGLQAYKFGKVTTIPFPDENFFPQSPYMAIANNLVNDAHTLVLLDIQAHNDRYMTVNQGLEYLMKVKDDLISNGKYNEAIIDEDTLAIGIARVGSKDVVVRADKIGELIDFDFGGPLHCIAIPSKLHIVEAEYLVEVCGAPREILDEI, from the coding sequence ATGTTATACTTTGTAGGATTAGGATTATTCGATGAAAAAGATATTTCAATTAAAGGATTAAAAGCTTTAAAATCAGTAGAAATAGTTTATGCAGAGTTTTTCACCTCTCATCTTTTTGGATCCAGCTTTAAAGCTATTGAAGAACTTATAGGAAAAGAAATAAAAGTATTAAATCGTCATGAAGTAGAAGAAGAAAATGTTTTTATGAAAGAAGCTATTAAAGGTCGAGATGTAGCTTTAATAACAGGTGGAGATCCTTTAATAGCTACCACCCATACAGATTTTTTAGTAGAAGCTAAAAAAAAGGGAATTGAAACAGAAGTAATTCATGGATCATCTATTTTATCATCAGCTCCTGGAATTTCTGGACTGCAGGCTTATAAATTTGGAAAAGTTACAACAATCCCATTTCCAGATGAAAACTTTTTCCCACAATCTCCTTATATGGCAATAGCTAATAACTTAGTAAATGATGCTCATACTCTTGTTTTACTTGATATTCAAGCACACAACGATAGATATATGACTGTAAATCAAGGACTTGAATATTTAATGAAAGTTAAAGATGATTTAATTTCCAATGGTAAATATAATGAAGCTATTATTGATGAAGATACCTTAGCTATAGGAATAGCTAGAGTAGGCTCAAAAGATGTTGTTGTTAGAGCAGATAAAATTGGTGAATTGATTGATTTTGATTTTGGAGGACCATTGCATTGTATAGCTATTCCATCTAAGCTACATATAGTTGAAGCAGAGTATTTGGTAGAAGTATGTGGGGCTCCTCGTGAGATTTTAGATGAAATTTAG
- a CDS encoding beta strand repeat-containing protein, producing MNYGGVYLRAYNSNNSQFTFDHNNITGTSSCGVYLEAYNSSNTNISFANNNITGTDYGVYLYAYMSNNTNVSFIGNNILGARGVTLYADSSNNTNITFANNNITGTSYYGVFLRVYSSNNTNITFANNNITGVSYGVNFYSNNGNISSVMFLNNTINATGGSGFYFVNGGSGAINVTDFIIKGNNIFATNAGLNFSGLKVGSLVNVTVEYNRIIAPVGVNITGFYNGSSFDFNWWGVNDITGKTLGVDTVNHFILNVTNLNSLDNLHPGDDVSFAFLVLNTTLVNDGVEYLPYFVVNGTYNNQTFYVNNSSNFTGNWTVSNVGDNVFVATLDSQDVDFRFSESKLDTNSTIIVNHSSVNIGENVTFSGQLANYTGISSVNVNIDGNTQSVNINSTGGWNLNYTTIRIGNITVTVSYLGNDNYNGFTNNTSFEVFKNSTNSTISVDNVHVGSDAFISGQLVGYVGDGSEYLIVSVDGNDFNVTIGAGGGWNLTYLTNRTGNITVTVSYLGNDNYTGFTNTTIFNVDKLATNSTINIPRTVKINQTVSISGLLTDQNDNPIANANLELIINGETDSYNITTNSDGVWNLVYTPNHSGIFDLSLNYEGDDRYNGFSENESFNVDKLATNSSINIPSDVKVGETITISGEAFDENNNPLADVSITVTVDGNVYTLRTDSDGFWSLKYKTTHTGKTDVKVVFNGNSNYFGFINNLNFNVKKNNNTNNTNHTNRTNHTNNTNYANVIGNSGFASMKKTGVPVIFVVLVLIGVFIVSLRRKPD from the coding sequence ATGAATTATGGTGGTGTTTATCTGAGGGCATACAATAGTAATAACTCACAATTTACATTCGACCACAACAACATCACAGGAACATCAAGCTGTGGTGTTTATCTGGAGGCATACAATAGTAGCAATACCAATATATCCTTTGCCAACAATAACATCACAGGAACAGACTATGGTGTTTATCTGTATGCATACATGAGTAACAATACCAATGTATCTTTCATTGGTAACAATATCTTAGGAGCACGTGGTGTTACTCTGTATGCAGACAGCAGCAACAACACCAATATAACCTTCGCCAACAACAACATCACAGGAACATCATACTATGGTGTTTTTCTGAGGGTATACAGCAGCAACAACACCAATATAACCTTCGCCAACAACAACATTACTGGTGTTAGTTATGGTGTGAATTTTTATTCTAATAATGGTAATATTAGTAGTGTTATGTTTTTGAATAATACTATAAATGCTACTGGTGGTAGTGGTTTTTATTTTGTTAATGGTGGTAGTGGTGCTATTAATGTGACTGATTTTATTATCAAGGGTAATAATATCTTTGCTACTAATGCTGGTTTGAATTTCAGTGGTCTTAAGGTTGGTTCTCTTGTTAATGTTACTGTTGAGTATAATAGGATTATTGCTCCTGTTGGTGTGAATATTACTGGTTTTTATAATGGTAGTAGTTTTGATTTTAATTGGTGGGGTGTTAATGATATAACTGGTAAAACTTTAGGTGTTGATACGGTTAATCATTTTATTTTGAATGTTACTAATCTTAATAGTTTGGATAATCTTCATCCTGGCGATGATGTTAGTTTTGCGTTTTTAGTGCTGAATACTACTCTTGTTAATGATGGTGTTGAGTATTTGCCTTATTTTGTGGTGAATGGTACTTATAACAATCAGACTTTTTATGTTAATAATTCTAGTAATTTTACTGGTAATTGGACTGTGTCTAACGTTGGAGATAATGTTTTTGTTGCGACTTTGGATAGTCAGGATGTGGATTTCAGATTTTCTGAAAGTAAGTTGGATACTAATTCTACTATAATTGTTAATCATTCTAGTGTTAATATTGGTGAGAATGTTACTTTTTCTGGTCAGTTAGCTAATTATACTGGTATTAGTAGTGTTAATGTTAATATTGATGGAAACACTCAATCAGTTAATATTAATAGTACTGGTGGTTGGAATCTTAATTATACTACTATTCGTATAGGAAACATTACTGTAACTGTTAGTTATCTTGGTAATGATAATTATAATGGTTTTACTAATAATACAAGTTTTGAAGTGTTTAAAAACAGTACTAATTCTACCATCAGTGTGGATAATGTTCATGTTGGTTCTGATGCTTTTATTAGTGGTCAGCTTGTGGGTTATGTTGGTGATGGCTCTGAATATTTAATTGTTAGTGTTGATGGTAATGATTTTAATGTTACTATTGGTGCTGGTGGTGGTTGGAATTTAACTTATTTAACTAATCGCACAGGAAACATTACTGTAACTGTTAGTTATCTTGGTAATGATAATTATACTGGCTTTACTAATACTACTATTTTTAATGTTGATAAATTAGCTACTAATTCTACTATTAATATTCCTAGAACTGTTAAGATTAATCAAACAGTTTCAATTTCTGGTCTTTTAACTGATCAGAATGATAATCCTATAGCTAATGCTAATTTAGAGCTAATTATTAATGGTGAAACAGATTCATATAATATCACAACTAATTCAGATGGTGTTTGGAATCTTGTTTACACTCCAAATCACTCAGGAATCTTTGATTTATCTTTAAATTATGAAGGTGATGACCGTTACAATGGATTCAGTGAGAATGAAAGTTTTAATGTTGATAAATTAGCTACTAATTCCAGTATTAATATTCCAAGTGATGTTAAAGTGGGTGAAACTATAACTATTAGTGGTGAAGCTTTTGATGAGAATAATAATCCATTAGCTGATGTTAGTATTACTGTTACAGTAGATGGTAATGTTTATACTTTAAGAACTGATTCTGATGGTTTTTGGAGTTTAAAATATAAAACAACTCACACAGGAAAAACTGATGTTAAAGTGGTTTTTAATGGAAACAGTAATTATTTTGGCTTCATTAATAATTTAAACTTTAATGTAAAAAAGAATAACAATACCAACAATACTAACCATACTAACCGTACTAATCATACTAATAACACTAACTATGCTAATGTTATTGGTAATTCAGGTTTTGCTTCTATGAAAAAAACAGGAGTTCCAGTAATATTTGTTGTTTTAGTGTTGATAGGTGTTTTTATAGTTAGTTTAAGAAGGAAACCAGATTAG
- a CDS encoding nucleotide pyrophosphohydrolase, with protein MDKDIINKIIEFRDERNWKQFHTPENLVKSISIESAELLECFQWNNDFNEKKVTEELADILIYCIYLADVLDINIDDIINYKIDLNNEKYPLDNSKGNSKKYNKL; from the coding sequence ATGGATAAAGATATAATTAATAAAATCATTGAATTTAGAGATGAAAGAAACTGGAAACAATTTCACACTCCTGAAAATTTGGTTAAATCTATATCTATTGAATCAGCTGAATTACTCGAGTGTTTTCAATGGAATAATGATTTTAATGAAAAAAAAGTTACTGAAGAACTTGCAGATATATTAATCTATTGTATTTATCTCGCTGATGTATTAGATATTAATATTGATGATATTATTAATTATAAAATTGATTTAAATAATGAAAAATATCCTCTTGATAACTCTAAAGGAAATTCTAAAAAATATAATAAATTATAA
- a CDS encoding DUF2075 domain-containing protein — MIIYDSTKEGFMKDVESGEIADRISDRCQTRFGKPSPSEYRSWENSMEYMYKVLNYNNLPNNTGVAIEYNIPLTSKRIDFILSGCSSNHKAAVIIELKQWEKIEKVSEKDGIVKTYLGRGVRETTHPSYQALSYKHLIEDFIESVETENIGLYPCAFLHNYKLTPNDPINDTDVYGEYVKYAPIFGKTDVEKLRSFISQYIKYGDNRDIIYHIQNGKIRPSKRLQDTLLNMLKGNKEFMMIDEQKIVYESAKNMALSSVKDNNKKVLVVKGGPGTGKSVVAINLLVEFINNKMVSQYVTKNSAPRDVFFKKLKGEYTQEYVKNLFKSSGTYMNSEKDTFDSLVVDEAHRLNEKSGFYGNQGEHQIKEIINASKCSIFFIDEYQRVTMKDIGDIQTIKHFAKEFNAEYKEMKLESQFRCNGSDGYLSWLNNVLEIEKTANFDWEDNFDYEFKVVDSPLELKKIIYNKNKRNNKSRLLAGYCWNWDGKGKNDPDVHDISIPEENFEMSWNLNNELWAIGETSVDQVGCIHTSQGLEFDYVGVIIGEDMRYEDGEIITDFFKRARTDQSLKGIKTLYKKEPEKAVKIADEIIKNTYRTLMTRGMKGCYIYCVDENLQEYFNNKLV, encoded by the coding sequence ATGATTATCTATGACTCAACTAAAGAAGGATTCATGAAAGATGTTGAATCTGGAGAAATTGCAGATAGAATTTCAGACAGATGTCAAACACGTTTTGGAAAGCCAAGTCCGTCTGAATATAGGTCTTGGGAAAATTCAATGGAATATATGTATAAAGTATTGAATTATAATAACCTTCCAAATAATACTGGAGTAGCAATTGAATATAACATTCCTTTAACTTCTAAAAGAATAGATTTTATTTTAAGTGGTTGTAGTAGTAATCATAAAGCTGCTGTCATAATAGAATTAAAGCAATGGGAAAAAATTGAAAAAGTATCTGAAAAAGATGGCATCGTAAAAACTTATCTTGGAAGAGGAGTAAGAGAAACTACTCACCCATCTTACCAAGCATTGTCATATAAACATTTGATAGAAGACTTTATTGAATCAGTAGAAACAGAAAATATTGGTTTATATCCATGTGCATTTTTACATAATTATAAACTCACTCCTAATGATCCAATTAATGATACTGATGTGTATGGAGAATATGTTAAATATGCTCCAATATTTGGAAAAACAGATGTAGAAAAATTAAGATCATTTATTAGTCAATATATAAAATATGGAGATAATAGAGATATAATTTATCATATTCAAAATGGTAAAATTCGGCCTTCAAAGAGACTACAAGATACTTTATTAAATATGTTAAAAGGAAATAAAGAATTTATGATGATTGATGAACAAAAAATTGTTTATGAATCTGCTAAAAATATGGCTTTATCATCTGTAAAAGACAATAATAAAAAAGTTTTAGTTGTAAAAGGAGGTCCAGGAACTGGAAAATCTGTAGTAGCTATTAATCTATTAGTTGAGTTTATTAATAATAAAATGGTTTCCCAATACGTTACAAAAAATTCAGCTCCTCGAGATGTTTTCTTTAAAAAACTTAAAGGAGAATATACTCAAGAATATGTTAAAAATTTATTTAAATCATCTGGAACCTATATGAATTCTGAAAAAGATACTTTTGATTCTTTAGTTGTAGATGAAGCCCATAGATTAAATGAAAAAAGTGGATTCTATGGAAATCAAGGCGAACATCAAATTAAAGAGATAATAAACGCTTCTAAATGTTCAATTTTCTTTATTGATGAATATCAAAGAGTAACAATGAAAGACATTGGTGATATTCAAACAATAAAACATTTTGCAAAAGAATTTAATGCAGAATATAAAGAAATGAAACTAGAATCACAATTCAGATGTAATGGATCAGATGGTTATCTTTCTTGGTTAAATAATGTATTGGAAATCGAAAAAACAGCTAATTTTGATTGGGAAGATAATTTTGATTATGAATTTAAAGTAGTAGATAGTCCTTTAGAATTAAAAAAGATAATATATAACAAAAACAAACGAAACAATAAATCAAGACTTCTTGCAGGATATTGTTGGAATTGGGATGGTAAAGGTAAAAATGATCCAGATGTTCATGATATATCAATTCCGGAAGAAAACTTTGAAATGAGTTGGAATTTGAATAATGAGCTGTGGGCAATAGGGGAAACATCTGTTGATCAAGTGGGATGTATTCATACATCTCAAGGTCTTGAATTTGATTATGTTGGAGTAATCATAGGAGAAGACATGAGATATGAAGATGGGGAAATAATAACTGATTTTTTTAAAAGAGCTAGAACAGATCAATCTTTAAAAGGGATCAAGACATTATATAAAAAAGAACCAGAAAAGGCTGTTAAAATAGCTGATGAAATTATAAAAAATACTTATAGGACATTAATGACACGAGGAATGAAAGGCTGTTATATTTATTGTGTTGATGAAAATTTACAGGAGTATTTTAATAATAAGTTAGTTTAA
- a CDS encoding zinc-ribbon domain-containing protein codes for MGNETTSIFCSKCGIKIKNRENKFCSYCGNELNISKEKVAEEKNINDDKDMYQNNVVVRYDKNPSVAAILTFFLFCLGQFYNGQILKGIIFVVILIILIYINIILALLFLIYATYDAYKNAKYIKKNHGNYFYNEGI; via the coding sequence ATGGGCAATGAAACAACCAGTATTTTTTGTTCTAAATGTGGGATAAAAATTAAAAATAGAGAAAATAAATTCTGTTCCTATTGTGGAAATGAATTGAATATTTCAAAAGAAAAAGTAGCTGAAGAAAAGAACATCAATGATGATAAAGATATGTATCAAAACAATGTTGTAGTTAGATATGACAAAAATCCTTCTGTAGCAGCAATTTTGACATTCTTTCTTTTTTGTTTGGGGCAATTTTATAATGGACAAATACTGAAAGGTATAATATTTGTGGTAATATTAATCATTTTAATATATATCAACATAATTTTGGCTCTGTTATTCCTTATTTATGCAACATATGATGCATATAAAAATGCAAAATACATAAAAAAGAATCATGGAAATTATTTTTATAATGAGGGGATATAA
- a CDS encoding Tex family protein, with amino-acid sequence MITRTLSNELNIKEWQTEATIKLIDEGNTIPFIARYRKEATGSLDDEILRKFGERLIYLRNLQEKKEKVLKSIEEQGKLTDDLRESIKKADTLVEVEDIYRPFKPKKRTRATIAREKGLESLANIILEQKTEVSIHEIAKKYLSEEKEVFTIEEAIQGAKDIIAEIISDNADFRKSIREITFKTGDLSIEAKDKEKSSEYEMYYEYNEKINNIAIHRILAINRGEKEKLLKVKINAPVDDIIEYLNRRMLIDHSKDNFEKLKPEYNEYTKELIEESVLDSYKRLIAPSIEREIRTSLTETAEEKSILVFSKNLEQLLMQGPIQNKVVLGWDPAFRTGCKLSVVDGFGKVLTTDIIYPTKPQNKVAESKKRVLELIREYDVDIIALGNGTASRESEEIIIDIIKGTDVQYVIVNEAGASVYSASKLATEEFPDFNVGERSAVSIARRLQDPLAELVKIDPKSIGVGQYQHDMNQKKLGESLKSVVEKAVNNVGVDLNTASIALLQYVSGISSSIAKNIIKYREEEGAFKNRKELLKVSKLGPKAFEQSAGFLKVYGSKNLLDITTVHPESYKATEKLIKNLGYNLNDFKATHEDLKKIHFEKLNNLTSNDFKDLANEFDIGKVTLIDIINELKKPGRDPRDNMPQPILRKDALEIEDLEEGMVLEGTIRNVVDFGAFVDIGVHQDGLVHISQLVENKFVNHPLDIVSVGDIVEVKVIDVDVERRRIQLSMII; translated from the coding sequence ATGATTACTAGAACTTTATCAAATGAATTAAATATCAAAGAATGGCAAACTGAAGCTACTATAAAACTTATAGATGAAGGAAATACAATACCATTTATAGCTAGATATCGTAAAGAAGCTACTGGTTCTCTTGACGATGAAATACTAAGAAAATTTGGAGAAAGATTAATATACTTAAGAAATCTTCAGGAAAAAAAAGAAAAGGTTCTTAAATCAATAGAAGAGCAAGGAAAACTAACCGATGATTTAAGAGAATCTATAAAAAAAGCAGATACTTTAGTGGAAGTAGAAGATATCTACCGTCCATTTAAACCTAAGAAAAGAACTAGGGCTACAATAGCTAGAGAAAAAGGTCTTGAAAGTTTAGCTAATATAATTTTAGAGCAAAAAACAGAAGTTTCAATTCATGAAATAGCTAAAAAGTATTTATCAGAAGAAAAAGAAGTTTTTACAATTGAAGAAGCTATTCAAGGAGCAAAAGATATAATAGCCGAGATTATTTCTGATAATGCTGATTTTAGAAAATCTATTAGGGAAATTACATTTAAAACTGGTGATCTATCAATTGAAGCTAAAGATAAAGAAAAATCTTCTGAATATGAAATGTACTATGAATATAATGAAAAAATAAATAATATAGCTATTCATAGGATTTTAGCTATTAATCGTGGAGAAAAAGAAAAATTATTAAAAGTTAAAATCAATGCTCCAGTTGATGATATTATAGAGTATTTAAATAGACGTATGCTTATTGATCACTCTAAGGATAATTTTGAAAAACTAAAACCTGAGTATAATGAATATACTAAAGAACTAATTGAAGAGAGTGTACTTGATTCATATAAAAGACTTATAGCACCATCAATTGAAAGGGAGATTAGAACTTCTTTAACAGAAACAGCTGAAGAAAAATCCATCTTAGTATTTTCAAAAAACCTTGAACAGTTACTTATGCAAGGACCAATTCAAAATAAAGTTGTATTAGGATGGGATCCAGCATTCAGAACAGGATGTAAATTATCTGTAGTAGATGGATTTGGGAAAGTATTAACTACTGATATAATATATCCAACTAAACCTCAAAATAAAGTTGCTGAGTCTAAAAAGAGAGTTTTAGAGCTTATTCGTGAATATGATGTTGATATAATCGCTTTAGGAAATGGGACTGCATCAAGAGAATCTGAAGAGATAATTATAGATATAATAAAAGGAACCGATGTTCAATATGTAATTGTAAATGAAGCAGGAGCATCAGTTTATTCAGCAAGTAAATTAGCTACAGAAGAATTTCCAGATTTTAATGTCGGAGAGCGTAGTGCAGTTTCAATAGCAAGACGTTTACAAGATCCCCTTGCAGAGCTAGTAAAAATTGATCCTAAATCTATTGGAGTAGGACAATATCAACATGATATGAATCAGAAAAAATTGGGAGAATCATTAAAAAGTGTAGTGGAAAAAGCAGTTAATAATGTAGGAGTAGATTTAAATACTGCATCGATTGCTCTTCTTCAATATGTTTCAGGAATAAGCTCTAGTATAGCTAAAAATATAATTAAGTATCGTGAAGAGGAAGGAGCTTTTAAAAATAGAAAAGAGCTCCTTAAAGTATCTAAACTAGGTCCAAAGGCATTTGAACAATCTGCAGGATTTTTAAAGGTCTATGGATCAAAAAATCTACTTGATATTACAACAGTTCACCCAGAATCATATAAAGCCACTGAAAAGTTAATTAAGAATTTAGGATATAATTTAAATGATTTTAAAGCTACTCATGAAGACCTTAAAAAGATTCACTTTGAAAAGTTAAATAATCTAACCAGCAATGATTTTAAGGATCTAGCTAATGAATTTGATATTGGTAAAGTAACACTCATTGATATAATAAATGAACTTAAAAAGCCAGGAAGAGATCCAAGAGACAACATGCCTCAACCTATACTTAGAAAAGATGCTCTTGAAATAGAAGACCTTGAAGAAGGAATGGTTCTCGAGGGAACAATAAGAAATGTGGTGGATTTTGGTGCTTTTGTAGATATTGGAGTTCATCAAGATGGCTTAGTACATATATCACAATTAGTTGAAAATAAATTTGTTAATCACCCCCTCGATATTGTAAGTGTTGGAGATATAGTTGAAGTAAAAGTAATAGATGTCGATGTTGAAAGAAGAAGAATTCAGCTAAGTATGATAATTTAA